Below is a genomic region from Pseudomonas frederiksbergensis.
TTCCCCCGTCACCTGTTGCACTCAAGGAAGAACCAGCGGTAACAAGCGCGCGGTATTACGTGCGTCTTCCAGTGCCCGGTGCTGTTGACCGGTAAATTGCAGGCCCGCCAGTTGCAGAGCGCCATTGAGCCCCAGCGGTCGCTCCAGTCGGCGGGCCTTGGCAAAGCGTTGCTTCAGATTCATATGGGGGACTCGGCTCAGGGCGCTGTCGAGCTGCAGGCGTTGCCATTCCTGAAGCAGTTGTTTGCGGTCGTAATCGCCCCAGCTGGCCCAGCCTTCGAGGCGCGTTTGATGCTGGCCGAGCCAGCGCTCGAACAGCGGCCAGACCTCGGTCAGCGGCTGGGCAGTGTCGATATTGGCTTGGGTGATGTGGGT
It encodes:
- a CDS encoding exonuclease domain-containing protein, producing the protein MPHWLVIDLEATTDDGGWPVTEMEIIEIGATLVNRQGRELDYFQRFVRPLRRPLLTPFCRELTHITQANIDTAQPLTEVWPLFERWLGQHQTRLEGWASWGDYDRKQLLQEWQRLQLDSALSRVPHMNLKQRFAKARRLERPLGLNGALQLAGLQFTGQQHRALEDARNTARLLPLVLP